In Corynebacterium nuruki S6-4, the following proteins share a genomic window:
- a CDS encoding TM2 domain-containing protein: MTEPSSTPPDNDPENGPDQTRDDIPDQTPGANPDEQETTVWGRADEPSVPSSDGTPSADQTPYSGTPYTDTPYGTASYETAVYGDTPYGQQYAQPDQPGQYNQPGQPGQPGPYNQQVPPQGQGYPQGPQGNPGYPGGPTPAGYPAGAPAYGMNPGYPGAQGYPGYPGPQGYPGYGVPQTSPKSKIAAALLAFFLGGLGVHNFYLGLKNRAIGQLVTTVLSIILMIVGFAVMFSGFGDSYDSYDGTSGYYNTWEEDNGALIGTGLVLIVISSIALCAVSIWAFVEFILILVGSGNYAHDREGRPLS, encoded by the coding sequence GTGACGGAGCCATCGTCGACCCCGCCGGACAACGACCCGGAGAACGGACCGGACCAGACCCGGGACGACATTCCGGACCAGACCCCCGGAGCCAACCCGGACGAGCAGGAGACAACCGTCTGGGGCAGGGCCGACGAACCGTCGGTGCCGTCCTCTGACGGCACGCCGTCCGCCGACCAGACCCCGTACAGCGGGACTCCGTACACCGACACCCCGTACGGCACCGCGTCGTACGAGACCGCGGTCTACGGCGATACCCCGTACGGCCAGCAGTACGCCCAGCCGGATCAGCCGGGCCAGTACAACCAGCCCGGTCAGCCCGGTCAGCCCGGCCCTTACAACCAGCAGGTCCCGCCGCAGGGACAGGGTTACCCGCAGGGCCCCCAGGGGAATCCCGGCTATCCCGGTGGACCGACGCCGGCCGGATACCCCGCCGGCGCCCCCGCCTATGGCATGAACCCCGGTTACCCCGGTGCGCAGGGTTACCCCGGCTATCCGGGTCCTCAGGGTTACCCGGGCTACGGCGTCCCGCAGACCTCACCGAAGTCGAAGATCGCCGCGGCCCTGCTCGCGTTCTTCCTCGGTGGTCTCGGAGTGCACAACTTCTACCTGGGCCTGAAGAACCGCGCCATCGGCCAGCTGGTCACCACGGTGCTCAGCATCATCCTCATGATCGTCGGCTTCGCGGTCATGTTCTCCGGCTTCGGTGACAGCTACGACTCCTACGACGGCACCTCCGGGTACTACAACACCTGGGAGGAGGACAACGGTGCCCTCATCGGTACCGGACTCGTCCTCATCGTGATCTCCTCGATCGCCCTGTGCGCCGTCAGCATCTGGGCGTTCGTCGAGTTCATCCTCATCCTCGTGGGCTCCGGCAACTACGCCCACGACCGGGAGGGACGTCCGCTGAGCTGA